A genomic segment from Candidatus Magasanikbacteria bacterium RIFOXYB2_FULL_38_10 encodes:
- a CDS encoding 50S ribosomal protein L28, whose protein sequence is MSRRCEKCGRGPTAGATRSHSNIKSKRRVQINLQSKKIDGKKTKICTSCMRTLAKVKK, encoded by the coding sequence ATGTCCAGAAGATGTGAAAAATGCGGTCGCGGCCCAACAGCCGGCGCTACCCGCAGCCACTCTAATATTAAAAGCAAGCGCCGCGTGCAAATCAATTTGCAATCTAAAAAAATTGATGGCAAAAAGACTAAAATCTGCACTAGCTGTATGAGGACTCTTGCCAAAGTTAAAAAATAG